From Solanum lycopersicum chromosome 8, SLM_r2.1, the proteins below share one genomic window:
- the LOC101262235 gene encoding uncharacterized protein encodes MSNLSKLEFVALDISGKNYLSLVLDAEIHLAAKGRDATITQRNEATSQDKAKAMIFLRHHLDEGLKIEYLTVKNLLELWTDLKGRYDHLKTTVLPRARYEWMHLQFQDFKIVIEYNSVVFRITSPLKLCGETIKDEDMLEKTFTTFHASNVILQQQYREKGFQIYFELISCLLVAEQHSALLMKNHEARPTRAAPLPEANVVEARDQSEVKRDDHRGYNNARGRGKDKRRYTNRQGGGHNKRENNTSSQNNPSKSNCRRCGMNGHCKNECRTREHFLRLYQNSFKKKGNKSGASSSNARVESHMTLKDDDKLGTSQKYDKDIEANLTLKDDVFDGLSDITHMEVDDFFGSRN; translated from the coding sequence atgtcGAATTTATCCAAACTTGAGTTTGTGGCATTAGATATTTCTGGAAAGAATTATCTTTCATTGGTACTCGATGCTGAGATTCACTTGGCTGCTAAAGGACGTGATGCCACTATTACTCAGAGAAATGAAGCAACAAGTCAAGATAAGGCGAAGGCTATGATTTTCCTTCGTCATCATCTTGATGAGGGCCTGAAGATTGAATATCTGACGGTAAAAAATCTACTTGAATTGTGGACTGATTTAAAGGGGAGATATGACCACCTAAAGACAACAGTGTTGCCAAGAGCTCGTTATGAGTGGATGCATTTACAGTTTCAAGATTTTAAGATCGTAATTGAATACAACTCTGTTGTATTCAGGATAACCTCCCCGTTAAAATTATGTGGGGAgactataaaagatgaggacatgTTGGAAAAGACATTTACTACTTTCCATGCCTCAAATGTGATATTGCAGCAGCAATATCGTGAAAAGGGTTTTCAGATTTATTTTGAACTAATCTCATGTCTTTTGGTGGCTGAGCAACATAGTgctcttttaatgaaaaatcatgaagctCGTCCCACTAGAGCTGCTCCATTACCGGAGGCAAATGTGGTGGAAGCACGTGATCAATCTGAAGTAAAAAGAGATGATCATCGGGGCTATAATAATGCACGCGGACGTGGCAAAGATAAACGACGATACACTAATCGTCAAGGTGGTGGTCATAATAAGAGAGAGAACAACACGAGTTCTCAAAATAACCCCTCAAAAAGTAATTGTCGTCGTTGTGGCATGAACGGCCACTGTAAGAATGAATGTCGCACACGTGAGCATTTTTTAAGGCTCTATCAAAATTCctttaaaaagaaaggaaataaaagtggTGCTTCCTCTTCCAATGCTCGAGTCGAGTCACATATGACTCTTAAAGATGATGATAAGCTGGGAACATCTCAGAAATATGATAAGGATATTGAAGCAAATTTGACTTTAAAGGATGATGTTTTTGATGGCCTTAGTGACATTACTCATATGGAAGTTGATGACTTCTTTGGAAGTCGAAACTGA
- the LOC101262839 gene encoding probable protein phosphatase 2C 72, translated as MGICGLVSCISSTSFEIQPVDFGNENVVHYDDNNINENQCVIGSVFSQQGNKGINQDSAILYQGYGVENGVFGGVFDGHGKNGQVVSKFVMNKLPSLLLKCILSLPKITSPKQNVKHVDEELVKNKNFDKWKDACLNSFKVMDKDIKSLEKLDCSCSGTTAVVAIRQDDDLIIANLGDSRAVLGRKTEEGVIEAVQLTTDLKPSLPSEAERIRNCDGRVLALKEELHIQRVWLPHEDVPGLAMSRAFGDFMLKNYGIISKPDVSYHHISPNDQFLVLATDGVWDVLSNDQVVSIVCAANNAAAAAEAVVQASLDAWEQKFPNSKRDDSTVICLFLQ; from the exons ATGGGTATATGTGGACTCGTTAGTTGTATATCATCGACATCTTTTGAGATTCAACCTGTTGATTTTGGTAATGAAAATGTTGTTCATTATGATGATAACAACATTAACGAGAACCAATGTGTAATTGGTTCTGTTTTTTCTCAACAAGGAAATAAAGGAATCAATCAAGATTCTGCTATTCTCTATCAG GGATATGGTGTAGAAAATGGAGTTTTTGGTGGAGTTTTCGATGGGCATGGGAAAAATGGACAAGTAGTTAGTAAATTTGTTATGAATAAGTTGCCATCTTTGCTGCTGAAGTGTATACTTTCTTTGCCAAAGATTACTTCTCCGAAACAAAATGTTAAACATGTTGATGAGGAATTAGTGAAGAACAAGAATTTTGATAAGTGGAAAGACGCGTGTTTGAATTCATTTAAGGTGATGGATAAAGATATTAAAAGTCTTGAGAAATTGGATTGTTCATGTAGTGGAACAACTGCTGTCGTTGCTATAAGACAG GATGATGATTTGATTATCGCGAATCTTGGTGATTCTCGTGCTGTACTAGGAAGAAAGACAGAGGAGGGAGTAATTGAGGCTGTTCAGTTAACTACTGATTTGAAGCCTAGCCTGCCTT CTGAAGCAGAAAGAATAAGGAACTGTGATGGTAGAGTTCTTGCATTGAAGGAAGAACTACATATACAGAGAGTGTGGTTACCACATGAAGATGTTCCTGGATTGGCCATGTCGCGAGCTTTTGGAGATTTCATGCTGAAAAACTATGGCATAATCTCCAAGCCTGATGTCTCTTATCACCACATTTCACCAAATGACCAATTTCTTGTCCTAGCAACTGATGGG GTATGGGATGTGCTGAGCAACGATCAAGTCGTTTCCATAGTGTGTGCAGCAAATAATGCAGCAGCAGCGGCAGAGGCAGTAGTACAAGCTTCTTTAGATGCATGGGAACAGAAGTTTCCAAACAGCAAGAGAGACGACAGCACTGTCATCTGCTTGTTCTTGCAATAA